In Nitrospirota bacterium, the following are encoded in one genomic region:
- the topA gene encoding type I DNA topoisomerase, translating to MNSVVIVESPAKAKTINKFLGKDFTVKSSIGHIRDLVEGELGVDVNNNFRPKYEVPAEKKKVVAELKKIAKGADVVWLATDEDREGEAIAWHLSEVLDLSENKTRRITYSEITKDAIQKAIENPRTIDKNLVDAQQARRVLDRLVGYEISPILWKKVKPALSAGRVQSVAVRLIVEREREIQNFKSVSSYKVSAVFLNEKNEMVKAELPKKFQTKEEAKSFLEKCKGAEFSIAGIETKPAKKSPSAPFTTSTLQQEAGRKFGYSVAQTMRIAQGLYESGKITYMRTDSVNLSDTALGQAKTEVERLYGKDFVNIRRYKTRSKGAQEAHEAIRPAYLSVYEIEGDAQERRIYDLIWKRTVASQMSDALLEKTTATIRVSTTEEKFVAQGEVLKFEGFLKVYLEGKDEEDEENAEGILPPLKIGEKLSNREITATERFTYHPPRYTEATLVRKLEELGIGRPSTYAPTIFTIQKRNYAVKEDRDGVKRHFSCLTLKNGNIIAEEKSENTGAEKSKLFPTDIGMVVNDFLMDNFKAIMDFNFTAKVEEEFDEIAGGKLVWTKMLAEFYKPFHKTVEHTAETSARQSGERVLGKDPVTGKQVLVRLGKFGPIVQIGHQDDEEKPRYASLRNGQRMDTITFEQAMELFNLPRSLGTHEGDEVIVNIGRFGPYIKYQGGYVSLPKGEDPHTISMKRVKEILNEPRLPKILGKFRDEDIIAAKGRFGPYVKYKNIFASLGKGEDPLCVTLERAIELVTAKEKKELDKIIKSWDEDARVRVVNGRYGPCIQSGKKFFRIPTSKKPQDITLDECLDLAGLNEGKKKPKVASAKGKTKAKTRKAG from the coding sequence ATGAATTCCGTAGTTATTGTTGAGTCGCCTGCGAAGGCAAAGACAATAAATAAATTTCTTGGAAAGGATTTCACGGTGAAGTCTTCCATTGGTCATATCCGCGATTTGGTGGAGGGAGAACTTGGAGTGGATGTGAACAACAATTTTCGGCCCAAGTATGAGGTTCCCGCCGAGAAAAAAAAAGTGGTAGCCGAATTGAAAAAAATCGCCAAAGGCGCGGATGTGGTGTGGCTCGCAACAGATGAAGACCGCGAAGGCGAGGCCATCGCGTGGCATTTGTCGGAAGTGCTGGATTTGAGCGAGAATAAAACGAGACGCATTACTTACTCTGAAATTACGAAAGACGCAATTCAAAAAGCGATTGAAAATCCGAGAACAATTGATAAAAATTTAGTTGACGCTCAACAAGCGCGCAGAGTTTTGGACAGATTGGTTGGCTATGAGATTTCGCCGATCCTTTGGAAGAAAGTGAAGCCTGCGCTATCGGCAGGAAGGGTGCAGAGCGTTGCCGTGAGATTGATTGTGGAGCGGGAAAGAGAGATACAAAATTTCAAATCCGTTTCATCTTACAAAGTGTCGGCTGTTTTTCTGAATGAGAAAAACGAGATGGTGAAAGCGGAACTGCCGAAAAAGTTCCAAACCAAAGAAGAGGCGAAATCATTCCTCGAAAAATGCAAAGGTGCGGAGTTCTCCATCGCCGGCATAGAGACAAAACCCGCAAAGAAATCTCCATCTGCTCCTTTTACCACTTCAACGCTTCAGCAGGAGGCGGGAAGAAAATTCGGATACTCGGTTGCGCAAACCATGCGGATCGCGCAGGGGCTTTACGAGAGCGGAAAGATAACCTACATGCGCACGGATTCGGTAAATCTCTCCGACACTGCGCTGGGCCAGGCGAAAACAGAGGTTGAACGATTGTACGGCAAAGACTTTGTGAATATCCGCCGTTACAAAACCAGGAGCAAAGGCGCTCAGGAGGCGCACGAGGCCATCCGCCCGGCATATCTAAGCGTTTACGAAATTGAAGGCGATGCGCAGGAGCGGCGCATCTATGATCTGATCTGGAAAAGAACCGTCGCCTCGCAGATGAGCGATGCGCTGCTGGAGAAAACCACAGCAACCATCCGCGTGTCAACAACTGAAGAAAAGTTCGTTGCCCAGGGAGAGGTTCTGAAGTTCGAGGGATTTCTCAAGGTGTATCTCGAAGGAAAAGACGAGGAAGACGAGGAAAATGCGGAAGGCATCCTGCCTCCTTTGAAGATTGGCGAGAAGCTCTCAAACAGAGAAATAACTGCCACGGAACGGTTCACTTATCATCCGCCCCGCTACACCGAAGCCACGCTGGTGCGCAAACTGGAGGAACTCGGCATCGGCAGGCCTTCCACCTATGCTCCAACCATCTTCACCATTCAAAAGAGAAATTATGCGGTGAAAGAAGACCGCGACGGCGTGAAAAGGCATTTCAGTTGTCTCACGTTGAAGAACGGGAATATCATTGCAGAAGAAAAATCCGAAAACACAGGCGCTGAGAAATCAAAGCTCTTTCCCACGGACATCGGTATGGTGGTAAATGATTTTTTGATGGATAATTTCAAAGCCATTATGGACTTTAATTTCACGGCAAAGGTGGAGGAGGAGTTTGACGAAATTGCCGGGGGAAAATTAGTGTGGACCAAGATGCTTGCGGAGTTTTACAAGCCCTTTCATAAAACCGTCGAGCATACAGCGGAAACATCCGCGCGCCAGAGCGGCGAGCGCGTACTCGGCAAAGACCCTGTGACGGGAAAACAGGTGCTTGTGCGGCTCGGAAAGTTTGGGCCTATAGTTCAAATCGGGCATCAGGATGACGAGGAGAAACCGCGCTATGCTTCGCTTCGCAATGGTCAGCGCATGGATACCATCACCTTTGAACAGGCCATGGAGCTATTTAATCTGCCGCGCAGCCTCGGCACGCATGAAGGCGATGAGGTGATCGTGAATATCGGCCGTTTCGGCCCATACATAAAATATCAGGGCGGATATGTGTCCCTCCCGAAAGGCGAAGACCCGCACACGATTTCTATGAAAAGGGTAAAGGAAATCCTGAACGAACCCCGTCTGCCCAAGATATTGGGCAAGTTTCGGGATGAAGACATCATCGCGGCCAAAGGGAGATTCGGCCCGTATGTGAAATACAAAAACATCTTTGCATCCCTCGGCAAAGGGGAAGACCCGCTTTGTGTAACGCTGGAGCGCGCCATTGAACTGGTGACAGCGAAGGAGAAGAAAGAGCTGGATAAAATCATTAAATCGTGGGATGAGGATGCGCGGGTGCGCGTGGTGAACGGCAGATACGGCCCGTGTATTCAGTCCGGGAAAAAATTCTTCCGCATCCCTACGAGCAAAAAGCCGCAGGATATTACGCTGGATGAATGTCTTGACCTGGCGGGATTAAACGAGGGAAAGAAAAAACCCAAAGTTGCAAGCGCAAAGGGAAAAACGAAAGCCAAAACCCGCAAGGCGGGATAA
- the dprA gene encoding DNA-protecting protein DprA: MSDPKFWIALSDVPDIGPVTARKLLAIYKKPEAVFKAPYKELANIRGIGPAKAKNIKGYSEWGKIDVQLKKLDAGGIKIVTFSNKDYPETLKNIVDAPIVLYIKGTIQKEDRYAVAIVGSRKYSSYGKLAAEKLSSELSSMGFTIVSGMARGIDTLAHTAAINSGGRSIAVLGSGIDVPYPPENRGLMEKLAASGYVISEFPPGTSPERENFPKRNRIISGLSLGVLVVEATADSGSLITASCALEQGKEIFAVPGNINSVNSNGTNELIKKGAKLAQSAEDVIEELAPVLKGYIRTREKANIELPVEEKRLCDIMTAEPKHVDMLSRESKMPAQKVLGILLSLELKGIVKQAEGKKFFLA, encoded by the coding sequence ATGTCCGACCCTAAATTCTGGATTGCGCTGAGTGATGTGCCTGATATCGGGCCTGTGACGGCAAGAAAACTGCTTGCTATCTATAAAAAACCCGAGGCCGTCTTTAAAGCTCCGTATAAAGAACTGGCCAATATCCGCGGCATAGGCCCTGCAAAAGCAAAAAACATAAAAGGATATTCAGAATGGGGAAAGATAGATGTTCAGCTTAAAAAACTTGACGCCGGCGGAATAAAAATAGTTACTTTCAGCAATAAGGATTATCCTGAAACGCTGAAGAATATAGTGGACGCTCCGATTGTACTTTACATCAAAGGGACCATCCAGAAAGAAGACAGATACGCTGTTGCGATTGTCGGTTCAAGAAAATACAGTTCGTATGGAAAGCTTGCCGCTGAAAAATTATCCTCTGAGCTTTCCTCTATGGGATTTACCATTGTGAGCGGTATGGCAAGAGGAATTGATACTCTGGCGCACACTGCCGCTATTAATTCAGGCGGCAGAAGCATTGCTGTTCTGGGCTCAGGGATTGACGTGCCATATCCTCCTGAGAACAGAGGGTTAATGGAAAAATTAGCAGCTTCAGGATATGTTATAAGCGAATTTCCGCCCGGCACATCGCCTGAAAGAGAAAATTTCCCGAAAAGGAACAGGATAATAAGCGGATTGTCCCTGGGTGTGCTTGTTGTGGAAGCAACTGCTGACAGCGGCTCACTGATAACGGCAAGCTGCGCACTGGAACAGGGGAAGGAGATTTTTGCAGTGCCGGGCAATATAAACTCTGTAAACTCAAACGGCACAAATGAGCTGATTAAGAAAGGGGCAAAACTCGCGCAGAGCGCAGAGGATGTAATAGAAGAACTTGCGCCTGTCCTGAAGGGTTACATACGGACAAGAGAAAAGGCAAACATAGAGCTTCCGGTTGAAGAAAAAAGACTTTGTGATATAATGACAGCAGAACCTAAGCATGTTGATATGCTTTCAAGGGAAAGCAAGATGCCTGCGCAAAAAGTGCTTGGAATCCTTCTCAGCCTTGAATTAAAAGGGATTGTGAAGCAAGCGGAAGGAAAGAAATTTTTTCTTGCATGA